The sequence below is a genomic window from Eleginops maclovinus isolate JMC-PN-2008 ecotype Puerto Natales chromosome 20, JC_Emac_rtc_rv5, whole genome shotgun sequence.
AATTATTAATAGATAAAACATGGATTTGTGCTGCATCATTTTCCCGCACGTATACCCATTAGAAGAAAGCAGTTTACCTTTGATGTGGTTGAGTGTCACCCAGTAGTGCTCGTCTGGACTGAACGTGTCTTTGGACCACTCCAAAAGGTCCTGGGCTATTGGGCTTTTCAGAACAAAGTCTACAAAAGCCCGTGTGAGAGCATAATAGGCGGTTCCAAAATACACTTGCAGATTGTGTGGAGGAGCACCTTTCTTCAGTCTCAATCTTGTCATAGTTACATGTGAGCCTACTATCTCCCTGTGCTGGAGCTGTGTCCTGTGCTTCATAGACTGGGGCTGCTTGACCCCAGGCGTCATGTTCCTGTCCCTCCACTCTTTGCTCTGCATGTACCGCACCAGTTCCAGGTTGCTTTTGACAGGGAAATCCTGTCCACACAGATTCACCACCTTCCTCCAGCCTATATTGGACTTTGATAAATCCTTCATGCAGTTTATATCTGCTTGCAGGCGGGAAAAGCCAGCGTATGTCACTGTCTCTCTTTGGCTGGAGAGGAAGGTATTTTTGAAGCAGCTGACAAGCTTCAGTACAGCCGCCTGGTACTCCACTGAAGCCTTATTATCAACATGAATGCAGTACACATTTTGTGGCATGTAAATGGCGCGTAATAAGCGCACAAATAGCTCTAGCTCCTTGTGAACGGTCATAATGAAAGCTAAAGGGTAGTCCTCCTCCTCGCGACTTAGAGGTCTTGTGATGAAGTGTAGGTCTCTGGTCAAATTGGAACATTGCATGCGACTATTCATAATGTAGCTTTCCAGctgtaaacagaaaaacaaaataggtATATTAACatcaaaaatactttaaaaagactCTTTAGTAACATTTCTCGTTATActtaatgtataaaaacataccTGGCAGTCACGCCGGTACGACTCCACTCCTTCCTCCATGCCGGGCAGCGAAGCCTTGCATTCAGTGGAGAAGGACCTGCAACTTGGAGACTTTAACACCTTAGGCTCTGTTGGCATCCTGGTCCTCATGTAAATAACTGAACAGATGATAATACTCATCCCCAGGCACAACAGGAAGCTGCATTTTGTCCCTTCTAGCTTGTGCATAATAAACCTGCTTCACCGTATCCAAACGCCACCACAGATAAAACTCCTGCGAAAAAGACAGATTGGTTATTTGCAGTGAGGACCCCTGAGGGTTGTTAAATAGGGTTAAATATGTAGGTTAGCACTAATTGATGAAGCCAGGTTTTAGATCAAGAAATTATGCTTAGTGTATTGTTGAATTAAGTCTATTATTAACAAGTATATGAGATGAAATtctttctgaaaaacaacatttaaaagtagtTTGATGTGAATATTTTAATCCTGCTAGGAACCTTTTTTTGAAACCAGTGTGGAAATGGTCAGGTGTTTGAtagtatacatttaataattgcTCAATTATCAAGTCTTAATAACAATGTAATTCTGGTTGTAGTTTTTATATGAAGAAAGATTCATATTAATTCAGTAATaaaatgattgctttttttttagcagtactgaaagcttttattttagTGAGTAACATATACACGGTGCAACAgatataagaaaagaaaagagatatGAGGATACTCTATATCAAGCTTGCTTGTGTTAGGCGATGTTTTGCCTATGTTTGGTTTGTGAAAGTTAGCAACAATTTGCTCTTTCCTGTCTCttaattgaaatacattttttgttaagtTTTCCTCAAAATtgcaaaatactgaaatatgATACAGGGTAAAATAACTGTTAAATCAG
It includes:
- the gcnt7 gene encoding beta-1,3-galactosyl-O-glycosyl-glycoprotein beta-1,6-N-acetylglucosaminyltransferase 7; this translates as MHKLEGTKCSFLLCLGMSIIICSVIYMRTRMPTEPKVLKSPSCRSFSTECKASLPGMEEGVESYRRDCQLESYIMNSRMQCSNLTRDLHFITRPLSREEEDYPLAFIMTVHKELELFVRLLRAIYMPQNVYCIHVDNKASVEYQAAVLKLVSCFKNTFLSSQRETVTYAGFSRLQADINCMKDLSKSNIGWRKVVNLCGQDFPVKSNLELVRYMQSKEWRDRNMTPGVKQPQSMKHRTQLQHREIVGSHVTMTRLRLKKGAPPHNLQVYFGTAYYALTRAFVDFVLKSPIAQDLLEWSKDTFSPDEHYWVTLNHIKDVPGNHIDGGWEGDIRAIKWRDQEGRVHNGCKGHYVRDICIYGVEDLPWIVKRNSMFANKFESNTFPEALDCLEQWHRNKVLNQTIVPNEASWLLATQSNSSSSYFNSIAGA